A genomic window from Streptomyces sp. NBC_01429 includes:
- a CDS encoding carbohydrate ABC transporter permease: MSPAKYRTYGLELLMIAAAVVFLFPVYALITLSMKNPRQIADSPLAPPLPPTLANFGDAWSSASLGPALVNSTVITAVSLLLLIVLGSTGAYYLARRVRGLGYGLYILFLLGIVLPFQLGMIPLYKLVDSVGWLGTYQGMVLFYTGIQLPFTVFLYTGFIRALPPDYAQAALIDGCDHRQAFTRIVFPLLRPITGTVIILNAVFIWNDFFTPLLYLGGSGKETVPVGVFSFVGQYVSDYGLVFAGLVLAALPILLVFLLLQRYVIKGFAGGLKG; encoded by the coding sequence GTGAGCCCCGCCAAGTACCGCACCTACGGACTCGAACTCCTCATGATCGCCGCCGCGGTGGTCTTCCTCTTCCCGGTGTACGCCCTGATCACCCTGTCCATGAAGAACCCCCGGCAGATCGCCGACTCCCCACTGGCCCCGCCCCTGCCGCCCACCCTCGCCAACTTCGGCGACGCCTGGTCCTCCGCCTCGCTCGGCCCCGCCCTGGTCAACAGCACCGTCATCACCGCCGTCAGCCTGCTGCTGCTCATCGTCCTCGGTTCCACGGGCGCCTACTACCTCGCGCGGCGCGTGCGCGGACTGGGCTACGGGCTGTACATCCTCTTCCTGCTGGGCATCGTGCTGCCCTTCCAGCTCGGCATGATCCCGCTGTACAAACTGGTCGACAGCGTCGGCTGGCTCGGCACGTACCAGGGCATGGTGCTCTTCTACACCGGCATCCAGCTCCCGTTCACCGTGTTCCTCTACACCGGCTTCATCCGCGCCCTGCCGCCGGACTACGCGCAGGCGGCGCTGATCGACGGCTGCGACCACCGGCAGGCGTTCACCCGGATCGTCTTCCCGCTGCTGCGCCCCATCACCGGCACCGTGATCATCCTCAACGCGGTGTTCATCTGGAACGACTTCTTCACACCACTGCTCTATCTGGGCGGCTCGGGCAAGGAGACCGTCCCGGTCGGAGTGTTCTCCTTCGTCGGCCAGTACGTCTCCGACTACGGTCTCGTCTTCGCCGGGCTCGTCCTGGCCGCCCTGCCGATCCTCCTGGTGTTCCTGCTGCTCCAGCGCTACGTGATCAAGGGCTTCGCGGGCGGCCTCAAGGGCTGA